AAGACTCCGGGCTGACGACGTTCGGCTATCCGCAGGACATGGTCTTCGGGAAGCAGTTCGTCTGGGGCTTCTCGCTGATCAACTTCCTCGGCGCGGAGCTGGTGCGCACCTGCATCACGCCGGGGGCCGCGTTCAAGCTGCTCGAGCATCCCGCGCTGGTCGCGATGGGGCGCATCTCATACGGGCTCTACGTGTACCACCTCGCGATTCGCGAGCTGATCCTCACGTTCCTGCGCCACGCGCCCTCGACGCTCGAGCTCGTTGGACTATTTATTATCTACATTGTCGCGTCGTTCGCGCTGGCGGCGGTGAGCTGGCGCTTCTTCGAGTCGCGAATCCTGGCATTGAAGGATCGGCCGTGGCGTTCTGCGCCCGCGCTGAGCCCCTCGGTGGACGCGTGAGCTCTCGTGCGTTCTTGGCGCTGGCGGCGCTGCTCGCCGTGGTCGCGCTCGCGCCGCTGGGGGAGCTGGCGTTCATCCCGGGCATCGTCGCGGAACTGCCGCGCATGGACTTCATCGAGTACTGGGGCGCCGCCAAGCTGCTCGTGAGCCACCAGAACCCCTACGACGCGTCGATCATGGCCACGCTGCAGGCCGCAGCCGGGCGCACCGAGCCGGTGGTGATGATGTGGAATCCACCCTGGGCGCTCGCGTTCGTGTTGCCGCTGGCGGCGCTTCCGCTCGAGGCGGCGCATGCGCTGTGGCTGATCGTGCAGCTCGGCGCGCTCGGCCTGGCATGCGCGCGGCTCTGGCGGCGCTTCTGCGGGGCGCCCGAGCTTCGCCCCCTGGCCGTGGCGATGCCGATCGCGTTCTTGCCGGTCTTCTCGGCGATGCTGGTGGGCCAGGTGGCGCCGCTGCTGCTGCTGGGCGTGGCGCTCTTCCTCGACTGCTCCGACGAGAACCGCGACGTCTCCGCTGGCCTCGCGCTCGCGTTGATTGCGGTGAAGCCGCACGCGCTGTTGCTGCTCGGGCTCGCGGTGGGCGTGCAGGCGCTGCGCGAGCGACGGTGGAGGCTGATTGTCTCATCAGCGGTGGCGCTGGCGGTGCTGGCGGGGCTGGCGTCGATCTTCGATCCGCACGTGCTCGCGCAATACGCCGACGTGATGCTGCACCACGGGCCAGCGCAGTACCGGCCGCCGACGCTTGGCTATCTGCTGCGGCTCGCGGTCGCGCCGCACGTGTTCGCGGTGCAGTTCGTGCCCGTGGCGCTCGGGCTCGCGTGGCTCGCGCGGCAGCTCTGGGTGCACGGCGCGCGCTGGAGCTGGCGCGCGCAGCTCTCCCCGCTGATCCTGGTCTCGCTGCTCACGTCGCCGTATGGCGCGTGGCCCTTCGACCTGGTGCTGCTGCTGGTGCCGACGCTGGAGATTGCGTCGGGGCTCGCGCGCGGCACCGACACGCGCGGGCGCGTGCTGGCGCTCGGGTTCCTCGCGCTGAATGCGTTCGCGGCGGTACGCGCTGCGCTCGGCGCGGACTACCTCGAGTTCGTGTGGCTCACCCCGGCCATCACCGCGCTCTACGCCATCGGCCGCAGCCAGCTTCAGGGGCCGCCGACGGTGAAGCCCGCGGCGGCGTAGCGCGCGGCCACGTCGCTGCGGACGAGCAGGTTGAAGTAGCCGTCGCACAAGCGCGTGCTCGCCGGGAGGTAGGTCGTGGCGATCGCGTCGGCCGTGGCGCCGCGCGCGCGCTCCCGGCCGGCGTAGCCCGCGAAGCGCTCTTGCAGGCCGTCGTCGTCGAGCAGGCGCCGCATGGGGTAGGCGGAGATCGGCTCGCTGCCGAGGAACATGTTGCCCCAGATCCACACCTCCGGTCGCCGCTCGACGACCGTCGCGGGATCGAACTTTCCCCACACCACCGGCTCGGTCACCGGCTGGTGGGCGATGGCCATGTCCGAGAGGCCGTGCAGGTCGATGACCTGGAGCGCGTCGTCGAAGTACTTGAGGCGCTGGAAGTCGGTCTGGGCCACGGCGCCGCCGGCGCTCGCCTGACGAAGGCGCTGGGCCAGGGGCAGCTCGCAGGAGAACTGCTCGAGGGTCATGGGCCACTGCGCGCGCG
This DNA window, taken from Deltaproteobacteria bacterium, encodes the following:
- a CDS encoding DUF2029 domain-containing protein; protein product: MSSRAFLALAALLAVVALAPLGELAFIPGIVAELPRMDFIEYWGAAKLLVSHQNPYDASIMATLQAAAGRTEPVVMMWNPPWALAFVLPLAALPLEAAHALWLIVQLGALGLACARLWRRFCGAPELRPLAVAMPIAFLPVFSAMLVGQVAPLLLLGVALFLDCSDENRDVSAGLALALIAVKPHALLLLGLAVGVQALRERRWRLIVSSAVALAVLAGLASIFDPHVLAQYADVMLHHGPAQYRPPTLGYLLRLAVAPHVFAVQFVPVALGLAWLARQLWVHGARWSWRAQLSPLILVSLLTSPYGAWPFDLVLLLVPTLEIASGLARGTDTRGRVLALGFLALNAFAAVRAALGADYLEFVWLTPAITALYAIGRSQLQGPPTVKPAAA